Proteins encoded within one genomic window of Ideonella dechloratans:
- a CDS encoding mechanosensitive ion channel family protein has protein sequence MTSAPVIPVLTLDEFLSALTHPSALIEGAVVLTCLVLAWVLVRVVRGPTVPERSIWYGRRIVDGVLFPLLALGLAYLARRALLGWGVPLAMFKIVLPVLISFASIRLSVRVLTVAFPGSHLMRVVERTISWLAWLAVVGWITGVLPEMLNELDDIRWKLGNSVVSVRSLLEGALSVGVVMVITLWISAALETQLLKGATGDQLSLRMAGANLIRTLLTFIGLLLAMSSAGIDLSALSVLGGAVGVGLGFGLQKLASNYVSGFVILAERSVRIGDTVRVDNFEGTISRITTRYTVIRALNGREAIVPNELLITQRVENSSLADPKVLVSTVVQVGYGTDLDTLFPQIIEAVSSVQRVLGDPKPGVQLSNFAADGLELTITFWIIDPENGQGGVRSEVNLAIWRLLNRLGVEIPFPQRVVQMLPAAEPPSAG, from the coding sequence AGGGCGCCGTGGTGCTGACCTGTCTGGTCCTGGCCTGGGTGCTGGTGCGGGTGGTGCGTGGCCCCACGGTGCCCGAGCGCTCCATCTGGTACGGGCGCCGCATCGTCGACGGGGTGCTGTTCCCCCTGCTGGCCCTGGGCCTGGCCTACCTGGCGCGGCGGGCGCTGCTGGGCTGGGGCGTGCCGCTGGCGATGTTCAAGATCGTGCTGCCGGTGCTGATTTCCTTTGCCAGCATCCGGCTGTCGGTGCGGGTGCTGACCGTGGCCTTCCCGGGGTCCCACCTGATGCGCGTGGTCGAGCGCACGATCTCCTGGCTGGCCTGGCTGGCGGTGGTGGGCTGGATCACCGGCGTGCTGCCGGAGATGCTGAACGAGTTGGACGACATCCGCTGGAAGCTGGGCAACTCGGTGGTCTCGGTGCGCTCGCTGCTGGAGGGGGCGCTGAGCGTGGGCGTGGTGATGGTCATCACGCTGTGGATCTCGGCGGCGCTGGAGACCCAGCTGCTCAAGGGGGCCACCGGCGACCAGCTCTCGCTGCGCATGGCCGGCGCCAACCTGATCCGCACCCTGCTCACCTTCATCGGGCTGCTGCTGGCCATGTCCTCGGCCGGCATCGACCTGTCGGCCCTGTCGGTGCTGGGCGGCGCGGTGGGGGTGGGCCTGGGCTTCGGCCTGCAGAAGCTGGCCTCCAACTATGTCTCGGGTTTCGTGATCCTGGCCGAGCGCTCGGTGCGCATCGGCGACACGGTGCGGGTGGACAACTTCGAGGGCACGATCTCCCGCATCACCACCCGCTACACCGTGATCCGCGCCCTCAACGGGCGCGAGGCCATCGTGCCCAACGAGCTGCTGATCACCCAGCGGGTGGAGAACTCCTCCCTGGCCGACCCCAAGGTGCTGGTCTCGACCGTGGTGCAGGTGGGTTATGGCACCGACCTGGATACGCTGTTCCCGCAGATCATCGAGGCCGTGTCCTCCGTCCAGCGCGTGCTGGGCGACCCCAAGCCCGGCGTGCAGCTGTCCAACTTCGCCGCCGATGGCCTGGAGTTGACCATCACCTTCTGGATCATCGATCCGGAGAATGGCCAGGGGGGCGTGCGTTCCGAGGTGAACCTGGCGATCTGGCGCCTGCTCAACCGCCTGGGGGTGGAGATCCCCTTCCCGCAGCGGGTGGTGCAGATGCTGCCGGCGGCCGAGCCGCCGTCCGCGGGCTGA